One genomic window of Fusarium keratoplasticum isolate Fu6.1 chromosome 3, whole genome shotgun sequence includes the following:
- a CDS encoding MFS domain-containing protein, with protein sequence METKESLSHSRPTESHIEETDIAAQAGEIISYDDNGLAGIVRSPYVLGAAALASFGGFSFGYDQGVISIILVMEQFHKSFPETAPGHPGYGFNVGFMTGMLELGAFIGCLFLPYLADRISRKWSLTVATGFFVVGAIIQTASHNYGTLVAGRTIGGIGVGQLAMGAPLYISEIAPPNLRGSLLVLEAISIVIGAIIAYWITYATKELSGELAFRLPFGLQMVPALCVGLGIHFFPFSPRWLAMRGRDNDSLTALSKLRRVPTTDDRVQAEWKGIVCEVRFQEEVIAKDHPTNNKFKLEILQWIDLFRPKYLKRTIIALGIPFFQQFSGINAFVYYAPTFFKALGQDDNMALILSGMVNICQLVAGIPTFLYLDKVGRRKLAIYGGIAMAVPHIIMAGVVGKFNNKWDSNQGMGWFGVALIYTYVLCYACSYGPLAWTLPAEVFPSSKRAKGVGAATSMIWLANFIIGVVVPEMVIKIGWGTYLFFGVFCTLAAIFSFFLVPETSGKSLEQISELFGDNHIVEEEAIRVRIQQEVWSDPKYTTAGAEAASSS encoded by the exons ATGGAGACCAAAGAGTCCCTTAGCCACTCACGGCCCACTGAGAGCCATATCGAAGAGACCGATATCGCTGCTCAGGCGGGAGAGATCATCTCTTACGATGACAATGGCCTCGCTGGTATCGTCCGCTCACCCTACGTCCTCGGAGCAGCAGCTCTGGCTTCCTTTGGAGGTTTCTCCTTTGGATACG ACCAGGGTGTCATCAGCATCATTCTGGTAATGGAGCAGTTCCACAAGTCCTTCCCCGAAACTGCCCCTGGACATCCTGGATATGGCTTCAACGTCGGATTTATGACCGGAATGTTGGAACTGGGTGCCTTCATAGGGTGTCTGTTCCTCCCATATCTTGCGGATCGAATCTCTCGAAAGTGGTCTCTCACGGTGGCCACTGGCTTCTTTGTCGTCGGAGCTATCATTCAG ACTGCCTCTCACAATTACGGAACCCTCGTCGCCGGTCGAACGATTGGAGGTATCGGTGTTGGTCAACTTGCCATGGGAGCCCCTCTGTACATTTCCGAGATTGCGCCTCCTAACTTGCGAGGATCTCTGCTTGTTCTCGAGGCTATTAG CATTGTTATTGGCGCTATCATCGCATATTGGATCACATACGCCACCAAGGAACTGTCCGGAGAGCTTGCTTTCCGACTGCCCTTCGGTCTCCAGATGGTCCCTGCCCTCTGCGTCGGTCTCGGAATCCACTTCTTCCCATTCAGCCCTCGATGGCTCGCCATGCGTGGCCGCGACAACGACAGTCTCACCGCCCTTTCGAAGCTCCGCCGTGTCCCCACCACCGACGATCGAGTCCAAGCCGAGTGGAAGGGCATCGTCTGCGAAGTCCGCTTTCAGGAGGAAGTCATCGCCAAGGATCAtcccaccaacaacaagTTCAAGCTTGAGATCCTCCAGTGGATCGATCTCTTCCGTCCTAAGTACCTTAAGCGTACTATTATCGCTCTTGGAATTCCATTTTTTCAGCAGTTTTCTGGAATTAATGCTTTCG TATACTACGCGCCCACCTTTTTCAAGGCGCTTGGTCAGGACGATAACATGGCTCTGATCCTTTCGGGAATGGTCAATATCTGCCAATTG GTTGCCGGAATCCCTACCTTCCTCTATCTCGACAAGGTTGGCCGCCGGAAGCTGGCCATCTACGGTGGTATCGCCATGGCTGTCCCccacatcatcatggctggtgTCGTTGGCAAGTTCAACAACAAATGGGATAGCAACCAGGGAATGGGCTGGTTTGGAGTTGCTCTGATCT ACACATATGTTCTCTGCTACGCTTGCTCCTACGGCCCTCTCGCCTGGACCCTTCCCGCCGAGGTCTTCCCCAGTTCCAAGCGAGCCAAGGGTGTCGGTGCAGCTACTTCCATGATTTGGCTTGCAAACTTCATCATTGGCGTTGTCGTCCCCGAGATGGTCATCAAGATCGGTTGGGGAACTTATCTGTTCTTCGGAGTTTTCTGTACCCtcgccgccatcttctctttcttccttGTACCTGAAACTTCTGGAAAGTCTCTTGAGCAGATCTCTGAGCTTTTTGGAGACAACCAcattgttgaggaggaggccattCGTGTTCGTATCCAGCAGGAGGTTTGGTCTGACCCCAAGTACACCACTGCTGGTGCCGAGGCTGCGTCCAGCTCCTAG